In Streptomyces sp. NBC_00569, a single genomic region encodes these proteins:
- a CDS encoding NAD(P)/FAD-dependent oxidoreductase — MSDHYDVAVVGGGLLGCLTAWMAARDGARVLLVDKDQVNQHASGQNAGSLHFQLEYRMVESGEEAARVAAEAMPLHLDAAAMWARMEDEIGEPFGVRQTGGLMVAENADQVGMLEFKAELERSWGLDVRTLDRSELDVVAPYLSPAIVAANFSPLEGKADARIAAPAVARAAVAAGATVRTRSRLVGAHRVPAGWDLSLRETSATGDERAHTVRAAAIVLAAGVWTTELGRVFDADLPTVPLALTMTVTSKVPRFIPHLVQHAGARLSLKQSLDSTVLIGGGWPARLMRDADGSPAFDRKHQLIPQSIAGNARAAVKTVPGLDRIPAVRSWVGTTTVAPDQLPLVGAVKGAPGVFVATGGSAFTLGPSFARVLTALISGRSSDVDLAPYDPARFAERSA; from the coding sequence ATGTCTGACCACTACGACGTCGCTGTTGTCGGGGGCGGCCTGCTCGGCTGCCTCACAGCATGGATGGCTGCCCGCGACGGCGCGCGGGTGCTGCTGGTCGACAAGGACCAGGTGAACCAGCACGCCTCGGGCCAGAACGCCGGAAGTCTGCACTTCCAGCTCGAATACCGCATGGTCGAGTCAGGTGAGGAAGCCGCGCGCGTCGCAGCGGAGGCGATGCCGCTCCACCTCGACGCCGCCGCGATGTGGGCACGCATGGAGGACGAGATCGGCGAACCGTTCGGCGTGCGCCAGACCGGCGGGCTCATGGTCGCCGAGAACGCCGACCAGGTCGGGATGCTCGAGTTCAAGGCGGAGCTGGAACGCTCCTGGGGCCTCGACGTGCGCACACTCGACCGCTCGGAGCTCGATGTCGTCGCGCCCTACCTCTCACCGGCCATCGTCGCGGCCAATTTCAGCCCGCTGGAGGGCAAGGCCGACGCCCGCATCGCCGCTCCGGCCGTCGCCCGCGCGGCCGTCGCCGCCGGAGCCACCGTGCGCACACGCTCCCGACTGGTCGGTGCGCACCGCGTACCGGCCGGATGGGACCTTTCCCTCCGGGAGACGTCTGCTACGGGGGACGAGAGGGCCCACACCGTCCGGGCCGCCGCGATCGTGCTCGCCGCCGGAGTGTGGACGACCGAACTCGGCCGGGTCTTCGACGCCGACCTGCCCACCGTCCCGCTGGCCCTCACCATGACGGTCACCTCGAAGGTCCCCCGGTTCATCCCTCATCTCGTCCAGCACGCCGGCGCGCGCCTGTCGCTCAAGCAGTCACTCGACAGCACGGTTCTCATCGGCGGCGGGTGGCCCGCGCGGCTGATGCGGGACGCGGACGGCTCCCCGGCGTTCGACCGCAAGCACCAGCTCATTCCGCAGTCGATCGCGGGCAACGCGCGCGCGGCCGTGAAGACCGTCCCCGGGCTGGACCGGATACCCGCCGTGCGCAGTTGGGTCGGCACCACCACGGTGGCCCCCGACCAGCTCCCGCTCGTCGGAGCGGTCAAGGGCGCCCCGGGAGTATTCGTCGCCACCGGCGGATCCGCGTTCACGCTCGGACCGAGCTTCGCTCGGGTGCTGACCGCCCTCATTTCCGGGCGCTCGTCTGATGTCGACCTCGCGCCGTACGACCCGGCCCGCTTCGCAGAAAGGAGCGCCTGA
- a CDS encoding helix-turn-helix domain-containing protein has protein sequence MGDQLRTLRTEAGLSLRDLAAQTGLSATLLSQVERGVREPSLKTLRALSTAFGPSTASLFHGNAPLTAHHSRPHERSRLLMPKGLVQYERLTPSNGQLEVLLGTLEPGQASGDEPWGHTAVECAYVISGTLTVHLADQRHEVHAGEALTFDAALPHRYTNDTSEPTSYLASVTPPTP, from the coding sequence ATGGGAGACCAGCTACGCACCCTGCGGACGGAAGCAGGACTCAGCCTGCGCGACCTCGCGGCCCAGACCGGCCTGTCCGCGACCCTGCTCAGCCAGGTCGAGCGGGGAGTCCGGGAACCAAGCCTGAAAACCCTCCGCGCCCTGAGCACGGCGTTCGGCCCGTCGACCGCCTCGCTCTTCCACGGGAACGCCCCACTCACGGCCCATCACAGCCGCCCTCACGAGCGATCCCGCCTACTCATGCCCAAAGGCCTGGTGCAGTACGAACGCCTGACTCCGAGCAACGGCCAGCTCGAAGTGCTCCTCGGCACCCTCGAACCGGGCCAGGCCTCCGGCGACGAGCCATGGGGCCACACCGCGGTCGAGTGCGCCTACGTCATCAGCGGCACGCTTACCGTCCACCTCGCCGACCAGCGTCACGAGGTGCACGCCGGGGAGGCCCTGACCTTTGATGCCGCGCTGCCGCACCGCTACACCAACGATACAAGCGAGCCCACGAGCTACCTGGCGTCTGTGACGCCCCCCACGCCCTAA
- a CDS encoding integrase core domain-containing protein yields MNAIAERWVGSCRREATDRLLVTGERHLRIVVDEYAHHHNAHRPHRSLGQRCPDGVGAPEPPAVDDPSRVIRRDCLGGLIHEYTQVA; encoded by the coding sequence ATGAATGCGATCGCCGAGCGCTGGGTTGGCTCCTGCAGGCGCGAAGCCACCGACCGCCTCCTGGTCACCGGAGAGCGGCACCTGCGCATCGTCGTCGACGAGTACGCCCACCACCACAACGCCCATCGGCCTCACCGATCACTCGGACAGCGATGTCCCGATGGTGTCGGCGCGCCCGAGCCGCCCGCCGTCGACGACCCATCACGTGTCATCCGGCGCGACTGCCTCGGCGGCCTCATCCATGAATACACACAGGTGGCATAG
- a CDS encoding dihydrodipicolinate synthase family protein codes for MDRNTVNWRGYIPAITTPFTREGVLDTDALHVQVDWLVKEGIQGAILAGTSGEWFSMSTEERAQLFAAGAEHRSDTFPVIGACNAFTPHEAITHARAAEAAGLDGILLTPPPYIVPNRKEIIAFYRAVSDATDIPMTVYNWPRGCVVDMDVDLLTELAQIENVVAIKNSTGDFASFLAGMYALEGQVRYFGLPTNALGADLAILGHGDGLMGTGGILGRDQADFWNAVDTGDRERAIRLGAKDRVYMNAWFRPDYGVQFGNQQAIIKTALRLRGIPAGFVRAPLLDLTTEEVARVEATLHQLGIETVSPAHV; via the coding sequence ATGGATCGCAACACTGTCAACTGGCGTGGCTACATCCCCGCCATCACCACACCGTTCACCCGTGAGGGCGTGCTCGACACCGACGCGCTGCACGTACAGGTGGACTGGCTCGTCAAGGAAGGTATCCAGGGCGCGATCCTGGCCGGTACCAGCGGCGAGTGGTTCTCCATGTCGACAGAGGAGCGCGCACAGCTGTTCGCGGCAGGCGCCGAGCACCGTAGCGACACCTTCCCGGTCATCGGCGCCTGCAACGCATTCACCCCGCACGAGGCGATCACCCACGCCCGCGCGGCCGAGGCAGCGGGCCTCGACGGCATTCTCCTCACCCCGCCGCCCTACATCGTGCCCAACCGGAAGGAGATCATCGCGTTCTACCGGGCGGTGAGCGATGCCACCGACATCCCGATGACCGTGTACAACTGGCCACGTGGCTGCGTCGTGGACATGGACGTGGACCTGTTGACCGAGCTCGCACAGATCGAGAACGTCGTCGCGATCAAGAACTCGACAGGAGACTTCGCGAGCTTCCTCGCCGGGATGTACGCGCTGGAAGGCCAGGTCCGCTACTTCGGTCTGCCCACCAACGCACTCGGCGCCGACCTCGCGATCCTCGGCCACGGCGACGGCCTGATGGGAACGGGCGGCATCCTCGGACGCGACCAGGCCGACTTCTGGAACGCCGTCGACACCGGGGACCGTGAACGCGCTATTCGCCTGGGGGCGAAGGACCGCGTCTACATGAACGCCTGGTTCCGTCCCGACTACGGCGTGCAGTTCGGCAACCAGCAGGCGATCATCAAGACCGCGCTGCGGCTGCGCGGCATCCCCGCGGGATTCGTACGGGCGCCGCTGCTCGACCTCACCACCGAGGAGGTCGCCCGGGTCGAGGCGACCCTGCACCAGCTCGGCATCGAGACGGTCTCCCCCGCCCATGTCTGA
- a CDS encoding integrase core domain-containing protein has protein sequence MRLGRRLESLRFLLREGDSKYTRTFDAVFEADDVEILLSPPQAPKANAICERVVGTLRRELLDRMLIYNEAHARAVLVEHIRHYNGHRPHQSRQQLPPDIAEPATPATVTNLQAHRIRRQRLLGGLINA, from the coding sequence ATGAGACTGGGACGCCGGTTGGAGTCGCTGCGCTTTCTCCTCCGGGAGGGGGACAGCAAGTACACCCGCACCTTCGACGCCGTCTTCGAGGCCGACGACGTGGAGATCCTGCTCAGCCCGCCGCAGGCGCCCAAAGCGAACGCGATCTGCGAGAGAGTCGTGGGCACCCTCCGCCGCGAGCTCCTCGACCGCATGCTGATCTACAACGAGGCCCACGCTCGCGCAGTCCTGGTCGAACACATCAGGCACTACAACGGGCACCGTCCCCACCAGTCCCGGCAGCAGCTGCCCCCGGACATCGCCGAACCAGCCACCCCGGCCACCGTCACCAACCTCCAGGCCCACCGGATCCGGCGTCAACGCCTCCTCGGAGGCCTGATCAACGCCTGA
- a CDS encoding (2Fe-2S)-binding protein: MSRSDAWRRTAQERGADVTLTVDGEPVHACAGETVATAMLATGTTFERDRTGAPRAPLCNMGTCFECVATVDGRPLTRTCLTPAREGLTIETSGRL; this comes from the coding sequence ATGTCCCGGAGCGATGCCTGGCGCCGCACCGCGCAAGAACGCGGAGCTGACGTGACCTTGACCGTGGACGGCGAGCCCGTTCATGCCTGCGCGGGCGAGACCGTGGCCACAGCCATGCTGGCCACAGGAACCACCTTCGAACGCGACCGCACTGGAGCTCCTCGAGCGCCACTGTGCAACATGGGAACGTGCTTCGAGTGCGTCGCCACGGTCGACGGCCGCCCTCTGACGCGCACCTGTCTCACCCCGGCCCGCGAAGGCCTGACCATCGAGACCTCCGGGAGGCTGTGA
- a CDS encoding alpha-mannosidase gives MHDDRSLIEDRLRRVLEERIRPAVYPETVPLDVRVWHAPDEPVPVAEGLAAPALSIREGARWGRPWGTSWFTVTGTVPQQWAGRTVEALIDLGFDGHGGPGFQCEGLVYEPDGTPVKGLHPRNHWVRVGAPAAGGEQVKLRVEAASNPGFFNSRAFKPTWLGDTDTAGHDPLYTLGRVELAVFDETVWELLHDLEVLGQLMAELPLDRARRWEMLHAVGAALDVVDLGEVNGTAQAARDVLAPVLDTPAGPSAHRISAVGHAHIDSAWLWPLRETVRKVARTASNMTQLLDSEPDFVFTMSQAQQLAWIKEHRPEVYAKVKKAVAEGRFVPTGGMWVESDTNMPGSEAMARQFVHGKRFFLDEFGIENEEVWLPDTFGFAAGLPQIIREAGSKWLLTQKISWSQTNTFPHHTFNWEGIDGSRVLTHFPPVDTYNCAMEGRELAHAERNFKDKGRANRSLAPTGFGDGGGGTTREMVARARRLRSLDGSPTVEWEAPAAFFEKAEAEYTDPAVWVGELYLELHRATLTSQAQTKQGNRRCEHLLQEAELWAATAAVQCEFPYPHEELDRLWKTVLLHQFHDILPGSSIAWVHREARATYARVTAELEAIVDAAQRALAGRGTGVLRFNSSPHGRSSVPALGAAGPQPADLAATTVRERDGGGFVLDNTILRAEIDGRGLVVSLVHLASGRETLAPGRAAGLLQLHPDLPNKWDAWDVDKFYRNTGTDLTDVDALTATADGVRVTRSFGKSVAAQTFTLSPGSGRLDVATEVQWHETEKFLKLAFPLDVHAERYASETQFGHVYRPTHTNTSWEAARFEACNHRFVHLAEPGWGVALVTASTYGHDVTRTVREDRGTTTTVRASLLRAPRFPDPETDQGTHRFRHALVPGAAVGDAVREGAALSLPEREVTGTARAEVAPLVHVDHESVVLSAVKLADDGSGDVVVRFYEAQGGRATVRLTPGFDAAGAVRCDLLERPVAPAEPDVADLSFALRPFQLVTLRLARAALTES, from the coding sequence TCAGGCCCGCCGTGTACCCGGAGACCGTGCCGCTGGACGTGCGGGTGTGGCACGCGCCGGACGAGCCCGTGCCGGTCGCGGAGGGGCTCGCGGCGCCCGCGCTGTCCATCAGGGAGGGCGCCCGGTGGGGGCGGCCGTGGGGCACCAGCTGGTTCACGGTGACCGGCACGGTTCCCCAGCAGTGGGCGGGGCGGACCGTCGAGGCGCTGATCGACCTCGGCTTCGACGGGCACGGCGGTCCCGGCTTCCAGTGCGAGGGCCTGGTCTACGAGCCGGACGGGACACCGGTGAAGGGCCTGCACCCACGCAATCACTGGGTGCGCGTCGGGGCTCCGGCAGCGGGCGGGGAGCAGGTGAAGCTGCGCGTGGAGGCGGCGTCGAACCCCGGGTTCTTCAACTCCCGTGCGTTCAAGCCCACATGGCTCGGTGACACGGACACCGCGGGTCACGATCCGCTCTACACGCTGGGCCGTGTCGAGCTGGCCGTCTTCGACGAGACGGTGTGGGAGCTGCTGCACGACCTGGAGGTGCTGGGCCAGCTGATGGCCGAGCTGCCGCTGGACCGCGCCCGCCGCTGGGAGATGCTGCACGCGGTGGGGGCGGCCCTGGACGTGGTGGACCTAGGCGAGGTGAACGGCACCGCGCAGGCGGCCCGCGACGTGCTGGCACCGGTCCTCGACACCCCCGCCGGACCGTCGGCGCACCGGATCAGCGCGGTCGGGCACGCGCACATCGACTCGGCGTGGCTGTGGCCGCTGCGCGAGACGGTGCGCAAGGTGGCGCGGACCGCGTCGAACATGACGCAACTCCTCGACTCCGAACCGGACTTCGTCTTCACCATGTCGCAGGCGCAGCAACTGGCCTGGATCAAGGAGCACCGGCCCGAGGTGTACGCGAAGGTCAAGAAGGCCGTGGCCGAGGGGCGGTTCGTGCCGACGGGCGGCATGTGGGTGGAGTCGGACACGAACATGCCGGGCTCGGAGGCGATGGCCCGTCAGTTCGTGCACGGCAAGCGGTTCTTCCTCGACGAGTTCGGCATCGAGAACGAGGAGGTGTGGCTGCCGGACACCTTCGGTTTCGCGGCCGGGCTGCCGCAGATCATCCGCGAGGCCGGCTCCAAGTGGCTGCTGACGCAGAAGATCTCCTGGTCGCAGACGAACACCTTCCCGCATCACACGTTCAACTGGGAGGGCATCGACGGCTCCCGGGTCCTCACCCACTTCCCGCCCGTGGACACGTACAACTGCGCCATGGAGGGACGTGAACTCGCGCACGCGGAACGGAACTTCAAGGACAAGGGGCGGGCGAACCGTTCGCTCGCACCGACCGGTTTCGGTGACGGCGGGGGCGGAACGACGCGCGAGATGGTGGCGCGGGCCAGGCGGCTGCGGTCGCTCGACGGCTCTCCCACCGTGGAGTGGGAGGCCCCGGCGGCGTTCTTCGAGAAGGCCGAGGCCGAGTACACCGATCCCGCGGTGTGGGTCGGCGAGTTGTATCTGGAGCTGCACCGGGCGACGCTGACGAGCCAGGCGCAGACCAAGCAGGGCAACCGGCGCTGCGAGCACCTCCTCCAGGAGGCGGAGCTGTGGGCGGCGACGGCAGCCGTCCAGTGCGAATTCCCCTACCCGCACGAGGAGTTGGACCGACTTTGGAAGACGGTGCTGCTGCACCAGTTCCACGACATCCTGCCGGGCTCGTCGATCGCCTGGGTGCACCGCGAGGCCCGCGCGACGTACGCACGGGTCACGGCCGAACTCGAGGCGATCGTCGACGCCGCGCAGCGCGCCCTGGCCGGCCGCGGCACGGGTGTCCTGCGCTTCAACTCATCGCCGCACGGGCGTAGTTCGGTACCCGCACTCGGCGCTGCGGGCCCCCAGCCTGCAGACCTCGCGGCGACGACGGTCCGTGAGCGCGACGGCGGCGGCTTCGTCCTCGACAACACGATTCTGCGGGCCGAGATCGACGGCCGCGGCCTGGTCGTCTCGCTGGTGCACCTGGCGAGCGGCCGCGAGACGCTGGCCCCGGGCCGTGCGGCGGGCCTGCTCCAGCTCCACCCGGATCTGCCGAACAAGTGGGACGCGTGGGACGTCGACAAGTTCTACCGCAACACCGGCACCGACCTGACGGACGTGGACGCGCTGACCGCGACCGCCGACGGGGTGCGGGTCACCCGCTCCTTCGGCAAGTCCGTCGCCGCGCAGACCTTCACCCTCTCCCCCGGCTCCGGGCGCCTCGACGTCGCGACGGAGGTGCAGTGGCACGAGACCGAGAAGTTCCTGAAGCTGGCGTTCCCGCTCGACGTGCACGCGGAACGGTACGCGTCGGAGACCCAGTTCGGGCATGTGTACCGGCCCACGCACACCAACACGAGCTGGGAGGCGGCGCGCTTCGAGGCCTGCAACCACCGGTTCGTGCACCTCGCGGAGCCCGGCTGGGGTGTCGCACTGGTGACCGCTTCGACGTACGGCCACGACGTGACCCGTACGGTGCGTGAGGACCGAGGGACGACGACGACCGTGCGCGCCTCGCTGCTGCGGGCGCCGCGCTTCCCCGACCCGGAGACGGACCAGGGAACCCATCGCTTCCGGCACGCCCTGGTACCGGGCGCGGCCGTCGGGGACGCGGTCCGCGAGGGCGCAGCGCTGTCGCTGCCGGAGCGGGAGGTGACGGGCACGGCCCGCGCCGAGGTCGCGCCGCTGGTACACGTCGACCACGAGTCCGTCGTACTCAGTGCAGTCAAGCTGGCCGACGACGGCTCGGGCGATGTCGTCGTCCGCTTCTACGAGGCGCAGGGCGGTCGGGCAACCGTGCGTCTCACTCCCGGGTTCGACGCGGCCGGTGCGGTCCGGTGCGATCTGCTGGAGCGTCCGGTGGCCCCGGCGGAGCCGGACGTCGCGGATCTGTCGTTCGCGCTGCGCCCCTTCCAGCTGGTCACGCTGCGGCTGGCACGGGCGGCCCTCACGGAGTCCTGA
- a CDS encoding integrase core domain-containing protein: protein MKIPPRCPQANAYAERFVHTVRSEVTDRMLIFGQRHLRTVLDEYAQHYNGRRPHRGQQLHPPQPDHPTADLTHERMKRRPVLGGLINERERAA, encoded by the coding sequence GTGAAGATCCCTCCGCGCTGTCCGCAAGCGAATGCGTACGCGGAGCGGTTCGTGCACACCGTCCGCTCGGAGGTCACCGACCGGATGCTCATCTTCGGTCAGCGCCACCTGCGCACCGTGCTGGACGAGTACGCCCAGCATTACAACGGGCGACGACCGCACCGCGGACAACAACTGCACCCGCCGCAGCCCGACCACCCCACCGCCGACCTCACCCACGAGAGGATGAAGCGCCGTCCAGTCCTCGGCGGACTCATCAACGAGCGCGAAAGGGCAGCCTAG
- a CDS encoding Na+/H+ antiporter NhaC family protein: MTTDKDLDFRGGRALAFVPVVVFLGFCVVFFVVFKAFDMTALATGGVVALLVGALVAKSYGSYWSAVTRGIGSPTAVTIVMILFCVGMMSALIKATNVSGGFVWLADLLGVRGGTFTLFTFVAVCIISMSTASSIGTMFTAFPIFYPAGVLLGAQPALLAAAIISGAIFGDNVAPISDTTVISSSTQTFRRKAGTADIAGVVRNRARFAFTTAGLAAIGFFLLGSSGHATGSAHSQQLLEHASNPRALVMLIPVALMLTVALLTRDIFKAVTVGLGTGIITGLASGLLTLSGIIGVTDGAPTGFLVQGVSNMLSVIALVVAVFGIMGVLTAAGVLDWLVSALTNGRLSRTPRGAEFAIGIGISATTLLFGGVNSAAMLTFGPVADEIGARVDLHPYRRAVVMDCFAMGIAAIVPVLSAYLFIGAQLTTGIKGAPALTTTEIFVAMLYPLILTVVMVVAAATGWGRRFEGADGVELKRPEPRTEPAPALV; the protein is encoded by the coding sequence ATGACCACCGACAAGGATTTGGACTTCCGAGGAGGAAGGGCGCTGGCGTTCGTGCCAGTCGTCGTGTTCCTCGGGTTCTGCGTAGTCTTCTTCGTCGTCTTCAAGGCGTTCGACATGACGGCGCTCGCCACAGGCGGTGTCGTCGCCCTGCTCGTCGGCGCGCTGGTCGCCAAGTCGTACGGCTCCTACTGGTCCGCCGTGACACGAGGGATCGGGTCACCCACCGCGGTGACCATCGTGATGATCCTCTTCTGCGTGGGGATGATGTCCGCGCTGATCAAGGCAACCAACGTCTCGGGCGGCTTCGTGTGGCTCGCCGACCTCCTCGGCGTCCGCGGGGGCACCTTCACCCTCTTCACGTTCGTCGCGGTGTGCATCATCTCGATGTCGACAGCCTCGTCCATCGGCACCATGTTCACGGCGTTCCCGATCTTCTACCCGGCCGGCGTGCTCCTCGGGGCCCAGCCCGCCCTCCTCGCCGCCGCGATCATCTCTGGTGCGATCTTCGGCGACAACGTGGCCCCGATCTCCGACACCACCGTCATCTCGTCGTCGACGCAGACGTTCCGCCGCAAGGCCGGCACCGCCGACATCGCCGGGGTCGTGCGCAACCGTGCCCGCTTCGCCTTCACCACGGCGGGGCTCGCGGCCATAGGGTTCTTCCTGCTCGGATCCTCGGGCCACGCCACCGGCTCCGCGCACTCCCAGCAGCTGCTGGAGCACGCCTCCAACCCCCGCGCCCTGGTGATGCTCATCCCCGTCGCCCTCATGCTCACCGTGGCGCTGCTCACCCGTGACATCTTCAAGGCGGTCACGGTCGGACTGGGCACGGGCATCATCACCGGCCTCGCCTCGGGCCTGCTCACCCTCTCCGGCATCATCGGCGTCACCGACGGGGCCCCCACCGGATTCCTCGTGCAGGGCGTCTCCAACATGCTCAGCGTGATCGCCCTCGTGGTGGCCGTCTTCGGCATCATGGGCGTACTCACCGCCGCCGGCGTCCTCGACTGGCTGGTGAGCGCGCTGACCAACGGTCGCCTGTCCCGTACCCCCCGCGGCGCGGAGTTCGCGATCGGCATCGGGATCTCGGCCACCACCCTGCTGTTCGGCGGTGTGAACTCGGCCGCGATGCTCACCTTCGGCCCCGTCGCCGACGAGATCGGCGCCCGCGTCGACCTGCACCCCTACCGTAGGGCGGTCGTTATGGACTGCTTCGCGATGGGCATCGCCGCCATCGTCCCTGTCCTCAGCGCCTACCTGTTCATCGGCGCGCAGCTCACGACCGGCATCAAGGGCGCCCCGGCCCTGACCACCACCGAGATCTTCGTCGCCATGCTCTACCCGCTCATCCTCACCGTCGTCATGGTCGTGGCAGCGGCGACCGGATGGGGTCGCCGCTTCGAGGGCGCGGACGGCGTCGAACTGAAGCGGCCCGAGCCCAGGACCGAGCCCGCACCGGCCCTGGTCTGA
- a CDS encoding NAD(P)/FAD-dependent oxidoreductase, producing the protein MFDLAIVGAGPAGMSAALTAADHGLTVVVVDEQQRAGGQIFRQTPEDFSGSVLHPTAGYGWATDLIRRFETDTRLTTEFGWSAIGVLSDDSEPDCLRVAINHPEHGTRVLGTRRLLIATGAYDLPVAFPGWTLPGVVTAGGVQTLVKAQKIAPVGDVVLAGAHPLLLLVADLLVRDGVPVREVAFAQSIPTPAEMLHALGAVPGHLRMLAETGAILARLTRKGIRVSPRTIVTAAHGTDRVSRVELARVNRQWKVTGTPRQVPASHLVLGYGFSASTELARQIGCDLVYDSPRGGWVVAHDERLQTSVPHVFVSGEPTGVAGADQSRAEGALAALGVAVSLGCAVPRAAFTEAERHIRKATQFSTVVQRMFEPAREALGDLATRETTICRCELVTRDTLDGFLESSPFVSSVNAVKLSCRTGMGPCQGRYCENSVGAILATARKQPIGLGGRFSAHLPIKPVPVGDLQTLDAPPEQSEPNDPGTPPHRAFSAGPRIG; encoded by the coding sequence ATGTTCGATCTCGCGATCGTCGGCGCGGGCCCAGCGGGCATGTCCGCGGCACTCACCGCAGCCGATCACGGCCTGACCGTCGTCGTCGTCGACGAGCAGCAGCGAGCAGGCGGCCAGATTTTCCGTCAGACACCCGAGGACTTCTCCGGAAGCGTCCTGCACCCCACCGCTGGCTACGGCTGGGCTACCGACCTCATCCGCCGCTTCGAGACGGACACCCGGCTGACGACGGAGTTCGGCTGGTCGGCGATCGGCGTGCTGAGCGACGACAGCGAGCCCGACTGTCTGCGTGTAGCGATCAACCACCCGGAGCACGGGACTCGCGTGCTGGGCACGCGACGGCTGTTGATCGCCACCGGCGCCTACGACCTTCCCGTGGCCTTCCCTGGCTGGACGCTGCCCGGCGTCGTGACCGCCGGCGGAGTCCAGACCCTCGTGAAGGCACAGAAGATCGCACCCGTCGGCGATGTCGTACTGGCCGGGGCACACCCCCTGCTCCTGCTCGTGGCCGACCTCCTCGTCCGCGACGGCGTACCCGTCCGCGAGGTCGCCTTCGCCCAGAGCATCCCGACACCAGCGGAGATGCTGCACGCCCTCGGAGCCGTGCCCGGCCACCTGCGGATGCTCGCGGAAACAGGCGCGATCCTGGCACGACTGACCCGCAAGGGCATCCGGGTCTCACCCCGGACCATCGTGACGGCCGCCCACGGCACCGATCGCGTCTCCCGAGTCGAACTCGCCCGGGTGAACCGGCAGTGGAAGGTCACCGGCACCCCCCGCCAGGTCCCCGCCTCCCACCTGGTTCTCGGGTACGGCTTCTCCGCATCGACGGAACTCGCCCGCCAGATCGGATGCGACCTCGTGTACGACTCGCCGCGAGGCGGCTGGGTGGTCGCACACGACGAACGACTTCAGACATCCGTCCCCCACGTGTTCGTCTCCGGTGAGCCCACAGGAGTCGCCGGCGCCGATCAGTCCCGCGCCGAAGGCGCACTCGCGGCTCTCGGCGTTGCCGTCAGCCTGGGATGCGCCGTGCCTCGGGCGGCATTCACCGAAGCGGAACGGCACATCCGCAAGGCGACCCAGTTCTCCACCGTGGTGCAGCGAATGTTCGAGCCGGCCCGGGAAGCACTCGGCGACCTCGCCACACGGGAGACCACCATCTGCCGATGTGAACTGGTCACCCGCGACACCCTCGACGGCTTCCTCGAATCGTCCCCGTTCGTCAGCAGTGTCAACGCGGTCAAGCTCTCCTGCCGTACCGGCATGGGCCCCTGCCAGGGGCGCTACTGCGAGAACAGCGTCGGCGCGATCCTCGCGACCGCACGCAAGCAACCGATCGGACTCGGCGGACGCTTCTCCGCTCACCTGCCGATCAAGCCCGTGCCAGTCGGGGACCTCCAAACCCTCGACGCACCCCCCGAGCAGTCCGAACCGAACGATCCAGGCACTCCGCCTCACCGAGCCTTTTCAGCGGGGCCACGGATCGGGTGA